The genome window CGCCGACGACGACTTCGGTTACCCCATCGCCGACGGCTTCGACCACGCCGACCCCTTCGTTGCCTATGGTCAACGGGAACGACGGCGCCGGGTACAGGCCGATCCGGAAGTAGACGTCGATGAAGTTGAGACCCGACGCGGTCTGGCGGATCACCGCTTCGCCCGGCCCCGGATCGGGGACGTCGACGGCCTCCCAGCGCAGGGCTTCAGGGCCGCCGTTTTCGTGAATGCGAATCGCGTGAGTCATCGATGGCTCCGAGCTGGACGGATGGGTTCGACGGGTTGCTGGCCGATCTTAGCAGCCGGAGGGCATCGAGGCCGTTCGGGCAACGACCGACGAACGGTCACGGAGGCGGTCTCCGCCATCGCCCGACGCAGAGCCCACGACCTCATTGCGCTACCATAGCCGCACACATGGCCACCAGCACCGGCGCGTTCGACGCGCACCACCCGCCGTCGTCCGACCTGCTCGCCGACTGCGTGCACTGCGGCTTCTGCCTGCCCCCGTGCCCGACCTACGCGCTGTGGAGCCGGGAGACCGACTCGCCGCGCGGGCGGATTCACCTGCTGAAGGTGGCGACCGAAGGCAAGGCGGCCATCACGGCCGAGTTCGCGCGACATTTCGACACCTGCCTCGGCTGCATGGCGTGCGTGACCGCGTGCCCCTCCGGCGTGCAGTACGACAAGCTCGTGGAAGCCGCGCGGCCGCAGATCGAGCGGGCCGTGGAGCGTCCGGCAGGCGACCGGCTGTTCCGCCGGCTGATCTTCTCGCTGTTCCCCTACCCCGGCCGCCTGCGCTGGGTGGCGCTGAAGCTGTGGGCCTACCAGCGGCTGGGGATTCAACGGCTGGTGCGCGCCAGCGGGTTGCTGAATCTGCTCCCTGCGCGGTTGCGCGCCATGGAGGCGGTGGCGCCAGCCATCACGTTCGGCGGCATCTGGTCGTCGCTGCCGGGAGTGATCCCGGCGCAGGGCTGGCGCCGACGACGGGTGGCCCTGCTGCTCGGTTGCGTGCAGCGGGTCTTCTTCAGCGAGGTCAACGCCGCCACGGCGCGCGTGCTCGCGGCCGAGGGCTGCGACGTGGTCATCCCGCAGGCGCAGGGCTGCTGCGGCGCGTTGATGATGCACTCCGGCCTCGAGAGCGAAGCCGAGACGATGGCGCGGCGCTTCATCGACGCGTTCGAGCCGGCCCTGGCCGGCGTGGACGCGATCGTGATCAACGCGGCCGGCTGCGGTTCGACGCTGAAGGAGTACGGGCATCTCCTGCGGGACGATCCGCGGTACGCGGCGCGCGCCGCGGCGCTAGCCGACAAGTGCCGCGACGTCTCGGAGGTGCTGGCCGAGCTCGAGCCGCGCGCCCCGCGACACCCCATCAGGATGCGCGTGGCCTACCACGATGCCTGTCACCTCCAGCACGCTCAGGGAGTGAGCGCCGAGCCGCGCCGGGTGCTGGCCGCGGTGCCCGAGCTGGAGGTGTGCGACGTCCCGGAGGGCGGGCTCTGCTGCGGCTCGGCCGGCATCTACAACCTGGTGGAGCCGGAAGCGGCGGGCGAGCTGGGACAGCGGAAAGCCAGGAACG of Acidobacteriota bacterium contains these proteins:
- the glcF gene encoding glycolate oxidase subunit GlcF, encoding MATSTGAFDAHHPPSSDLLADCVHCGFCLPPCPTYALWSRETDSPRGRIHLLKVATEGKAAITAEFARHFDTCLGCMACVTACPSGVQYDKLVEAARPQIERAVERPAGDRLFRRLIFSLFPYPGRLRWVALKLWAYQRLGIQRLVRASGLLNLLPARLRAMEAVAPAITFGGIWSSLPGVIPAQGWRRRRVALLLGCVQRVFFSEVNAATARVLAAEGCDVVIPQAQGCCGALMMHSGLESEAETMARRFIDAFEPALAGVDAIVINAAGCGSTLKEYGHLLRDDPRYAARAAALADKCRDVSEVLAELEPRAPRHPIRMRVAYHDACHLQHAQGVSAEPRRVLAAVPELEVCDVPEGGLCCGSAGIYNLVEPEAAGELGQRKARNVLSTGADAIVSSNPGCLLQLGSALEREGRPLRTMHLVEVIDASIQGRQVSV